One stretch of Paenibacillus sp. AN1007 DNA includes these proteins:
- a CDS encoding histidine kinase, giving the protein MFNEFYRRLIDPFKRSIRNKLILTMTLVAVLPVIVITAVAAENTRSSMEAEIVDTNRVNMNWASVYLAEQFTRMNNIIYSIQISDELHQYMALTREAPASSRFDEQKAVFNMLNSVYYSAGNYVFGVELYLKEQDTLFTFNSMESRIKTVQDVPEGYDKLFTERKDFTIINDPIDPAKFHMTRSMNRFEDQAQIGAISLEIKWAEFNQTLELLDSRGDYTAYIGDSLGHPVYQPNSSIQPSDEALKRLSETKNNAGFIRTAQEYIFYHDIESTGLRVIKIVPDHVINESALETMKYGLAVGGAAALVSVALAALVAWRTSKPIVKLANSMKGIQLIKDRKVERSGRVDEIGLLEKNLHGMASRIREHIRDNYLMNLEKQTAELKALQSQIHPHFLQNTLQMIGGMVYSQKPADSYKVIRALSEMFRYIVRAPDGLVPLQSELDQLEHYMLIQKQRFASRLEYKLEITGELRECYIPKLSLQPIVENAFLHGLEKKPGEWRLGIEVVSDPQQGLVTIQICDNGMGMEPEKLAEMQSRLERITRQTDRVWSSGTSIGLLNAASRIVMHYGPDYGMHMESEYGQGTRVIVRIPCTTGGESL; this is encoded by the coding sequence GTGTTTAACGAATTCTACCGTCGGCTGATCGATCCTTTCAAGCGCAGCATTCGTAATAAATTGATACTGACGATGACCTTGGTTGCTGTACTGCCAGTCATTGTGATAACTGCGGTAGCTGCGGAGAATACGCGCTCCTCTATGGAAGCCGAGATTGTGGATACGAACCGGGTCAATATGAATTGGGCCTCTGTCTATTTGGCAGAACAGTTTACCCGCATGAATAATATCATTTATTCCATTCAGATCAGTGATGAGCTTCATCAGTATATGGCGTTAACTCGGGAGGCACCAGCCTCCAGCCGTTTCGATGAACAGAAAGCCGTCTTTAATATGCTGAACAGTGTGTACTATTCTGCTGGAAATTATGTATTCGGTGTCGAACTGTACTTGAAGGAGCAGGACACGTTGTTCACGTTTAACTCGATGGAATCTCGCATTAAGACGGTTCAGGATGTTCCGGAAGGATACGATAAGCTTTTTACTGAGCGTAAAGATTTTACAATTATCAATGATCCGATAGATCCGGCGAAGTTTCATATGACCCGAAGTATGAACCGCTTTGAGGATCAGGCTCAGATCGGGGCGATCAGTCTGGAGATCAAATGGGCTGAGTTTAATCAGACGCTTGAACTGCTCGACAGCAGGGGAGATTATACCGCCTATATCGGGGATAGTTTAGGTCATCCGGTATATCAGCCGAACTCCTCCATCCAGCCATCGGATGAAGCGTTGAAGCGGCTGAGTGAAACGAAGAATAACGCAGGTTTTATTCGTACAGCCCAGGAATACATTTTCTATCACGATATTGAGTCGACAGGACTGCGGGTGATCAAAATCGTACCGGATCATGTCATTAACGAGAGTGCACTGGAAACGATGAAGTATGGACTTGCCGTGGGTGGAGCAGCAGCATTGGTATCGGTTGCTCTGGCAGCACTGGTGGCTTGGCGAACCTCTAAACCTATTGTCAAACTGGCGAATTCCATGAAGGGCATCCAGCTGATCAAGGATCGTAAAGTAGAGCGCAGCGGACGAGTAGATGAGATTGGTCTGCTGGAGAAAAATCTGCACGGTATGGCGAGTCGAATCCGCGAACATATCCGGGACAACTATTTGATGAATCTGGAGAAGCAGACAGCAGAGCTTAAAGCGCTGCAATCTCAAATTCATCCCCACTTTTTGCAAAATACATTACAAATGATTGGTGGTATGGTCTATTCGCAAAAGCCGGCAGACAGCTACAAGGTAATCCGGGCTCTAAGTGAGATGTTCCGGTATATTGTGCGGGCACCCGACGGCCTTGTTCCCCTGCAATCCGAACTGGATCAATTGGAGCATTATATGCTGATTCAGAAGCAGCGCTTTGCCAGCCGGCTTGAATATAAGCTGGAGATTACAGGAGAACTCAGAGAATGTTATATTCCGAAATTATCGTTACAGCCGATTGTGGAGAATGCATTCCTGCATGGGCTGGAGAAAAAGCCTGGAGAATGGAGACTGGGCATCGAAGTGGTCTCTGATCCGCAGCAGGGTTTGGTGACTATTCAGATTTGTGATAACGGCATGGGTATGGAGCCGGAGAAGCTGGCAGAGATGCAGTCCAGACTGGAGCGCATCACGCGGCAGACCGACCGCGTATGGAGCTCAGGCACAAGTATCGGACTGCTGAATGCAGCTTCACGGATTGTGATGCATTATGGACCGGATTACGGTATGCATATGGAGAGCGAATATGGACAGGGAACCAGGGTGATCGTACGTATTCCCTGCACGACAGGAGGCGAATCCTTGTGA
- a CDS encoding response regulator, protein MNKELYRVLLVDDEPWNRDIIRNLGEWNELGLVVCGEAEDGEQAVGMVKALEPHIIITDMRMPGSDGVELMQTLSSQYPEIKVVVVSGYDDFNYAKHALRYRAADYLLKPVNPEELNAALAKCSRELDKAAAAPEVWEAYPPSFAGEFSLFQQQARLRFNDLNLPSLREWFQQLERKMEQNEVRRPRQLGRAVYEMQNMLDELCMSNGLSDRPEDRGLPPASALGSIRAAVGWISASYYQALEQLIAQRKYKNKLNLEDVKQYMEQHCMEMITLEQLAQIFFVSKEYLSKAFKKEYDVNVTDYAVQLRMTKAKEWVMDDQIPFKHIAEMTGYEDVSYFYRVFKKHFGVSPGEMRKGQHKLSNPFPE, encoded by the coding sequence GTGAATAAGGAGTTATATAGAGTGCTGCTGGTGGATGATGAGCCTTGGAACCGGGATATCATCCGCAACCTTGGTGAATGGAATGAGCTCGGCTTGGTTGTCTGCGGTGAAGCAGAGGATGGAGAACAGGCGGTAGGGATGGTCAAGGCACTGGAACCGCATATTATTATTACGGATATGCGTATGCCAGGATCGGACGGTGTCGAGCTGATGCAGACGCTGAGCAGTCAGTACCCGGAGATTAAGGTTGTTGTGGTGAGCGGTTATGATGATTTTAATTATGCCAAACACGCGCTGCGGTATCGTGCAGCGGATTATCTGCTGAAGCCGGTGAACCCGGAAGAACTAAATGCTGCGCTGGCGAAATGCAGTCGTGAACTGGATAAGGCTGCTGCAGCACCGGAAGTGTGGGAAGCTTATCCGCCTTCATTCGCGGGAGAATTCTCTCTGTTCCAGCAGCAGGCACGTCTGCGCTTCAACGACCTGAACCTGCCGAGCCTGCGGGAATGGTTTCAGCAGCTAGAGCGGAAGATGGAACAAAACGAGGTCCGCAGACCCCGCCAGCTTGGACGCGCTGTCTATGAGATGCAGAATATGCTGGATGAGCTGTGTATGTCTAATGGGCTGTCCGATCGCCCGGAAGACAGGGGGCTGCCGCCTGCATCGGCGCTGGGTTCGATCCGGGCGGCTGTAGGATGGATCTCCGCTTCTTATTATCAGGCGCTGGAACAATTAATTGCACAGCGCAAGTATAAGAATAAGCTGAACCTTGAAGATGTGAAGCAGTATATGGAGCAGCACTGCATGGAGATGATTACACTGGAGCAGCTTGCCCAGATCTTTTTTGTCAGTAAGGAATATTTAAGTAAAGCCTTCAAGAAAGAATATGACGTGAACGTGACCGATTATGCGGTGCAGCTTCGAATGACCAAAGCAAAAGAATGGGTGATGGATGATCAGATTCCATTCAAACATATCGCCGAAATGACAGGATATGAAGATGTGTCCTACTTCTATCGGGTATTTAAAAAGCATTTTGGCGTGTCGCCCGGAGAGATGCGCAAGGGCCAACATAAGTTGTCTAACCCATTCCCCGAATGA
- a CDS encoding extracellular solute-binding protein — translation MKVWKSVVSAALVSVLLAGCGSNAGTDNEQNEVKAGSTVNLKVFIAQPRLKEHYDKYIEQFKAKEKADKNIEVNVQLEMPPADNAPQILKTRLASNDAPDVFALHAVNEIPPFSKAGYLEDLSNQPFVDKLLDSVKPSVTDAGGKVVAVPLETLSWGYLYNKDIFKEQGLEVPTTLTEMKAVVEKLKAAGITPFELSYKEAWVPQLFLPLTVGALTQTEHKDFVEKMNKDEASFSDMKALFDVFDLVNANGTDKALEVGADDGAAAYATGKAAMWIQGPWYAETILKSNPDINFGVAPMPLNDNPDDTKINLSTSTSLAVSSSSKNKEVALDFVNYILDDKDSSAFYEALKFNPVAKVHTFKSFPWVDDALKYVNEGKAYQDPTIPQAVKDESGKALQGYYSGQLNQQQVIDALDKAWKSYNKVNK, via the coding sequence ATGAAAGTATGGAAAAGCGTTGTAAGTGCGGCACTGGTCAGCGTTCTGCTCGCAGGCTGCGGCTCGAATGCAGGCACGGATAATGAACAGAACGAAGTCAAAGCTGGCAGCACCGTAAACCTCAAAGTATTCATTGCTCAACCAAGGCTGAAAGAACATTACGATAAATATATAGAACAGTTCAAAGCCAAGGAAAAAGCAGATAAAAACATCGAAGTGAATGTGCAGCTGGAGATGCCGCCAGCAGATAATGCACCTCAGATTTTGAAAACAAGACTAGCCTCCAATGACGCACCGGACGTATTCGCGCTGCACGCGGTCAATGAGATTCCACCTTTCAGCAAAGCCGGATATCTCGAAGACTTGTCCAATCAACCTTTTGTAGATAAACTGCTTGATTCGGTCAAACCTTCGGTAACGGATGCAGGCGGCAAAGTCGTTGCGGTTCCGCTGGAAACCTTGTCATGGGGTTATCTGTACAACAAAGATATCTTCAAGGAACAAGGGCTTGAGGTTCCAACAACGTTGACAGAAATGAAAGCGGTTGTAGAAAAGCTGAAAGCAGCTGGCATCACACCGTTTGAGCTTTCTTACAAAGAAGCCTGGGTTCCGCAATTGTTCCTGCCGCTGACAGTAGGGGCACTGACACAGACGGAACATAAAGATTTCGTGGAAAAAATGAACAAGGACGAAGCTTCCTTCTCGGATATGAAAGCCCTGTTTGATGTGTTCGATCTCGTCAATGCCAACGGAACGGATAAAGCGCTTGAAGTCGGAGCGGATGACGGCGCAGCGGCTTATGCCACAGGCAAAGCGGCGATGTGGATTCAAGGACCTTGGTACGCAGAGACGATCCTGAAGTCCAATCCAGACATTAATTTCGGTGTAGCTCCAATGCCGCTGAACGATAATCCGGATGATACCAAAATCAACCTGAGTACATCCACGTCACTGGCTGTATCTTCGTCAAGTAAAAATAAAGAAGTGGCGCTCGACTTTGTAAACTACATTCTCGATGACAAAGACTCAAGTGCATTCTATGAAGCACTCAAATTCAATCCGGTTGCCAAAGTGCATACGTTCAAGAGCTTCCCGTGGGTAGACGACGCCCTGAAATATGTAAACGAAGGCAAAGCTTATCAAGATCCAACAATTCCTCAAGCCGTGAAGGATGAGTCTGGTAAAGCACTGCAGGGGTACTACTCCGGACAGTTAAATCAACAGCAGGTGATTGATGCGCTCGACAAGGCGTGGAAGTCCTACAATAAGGTCAACAAATAA
- a CDS encoding sugar ABC transporter permease produces MATNVFKKYLSLLAFTAPAFVIYAIFLLYPTFSGMFYSLTDWNGLNRDYSFIGLGNFVELFKEDPDFLNSLWFTMKYVIFMLILQNVIALLLAVFIESRTRSKGLFRTLFFMPNMISTIISAFMWTFIFSQVLPQLAEKLAVSFLDQQWLGDPKFSFYSILIVSLWNGVGYMMIIYLAALQGVPKSLKEAAVIDGANAFQVLRNVVLPMITHAITICFFLTLNGAFKVFEVVYGLTGGGPGRATQVITMNIYEEAFSNNFRYGYASAKSVVLFIIVLIFTLIQITVMKRKEVEA; encoded by the coding sequence ATGGCTACGAATGTGTTCAAAAAGTATCTTTCACTGCTCGCGTTCACAGCGCCAGCCTTTGTAATCTATGCGATTTTCCTGCTGTACCCGACGTTTAGCGGGATGTTCTACAGCTTGACGGACTGGAACGGTTTAAACCGGGACTACAGCTTTATCGGGCTGGGGAACTTTGTGGAATTGTTTAAGGAAGATCCGGACTTCCTCAACTCGCTGTGGTTTACGATGAAATATGTTATTTTTATGCTGATTTTGCAAAATGTCATTGCATTGCTGCTCGCCGTGTTCATTGAGTCACGTACACGCAGCAAAGGGTTGTTCCGCACGTTATTCTTCATGCCCAACATGATCAGTACAATCATCAGTGCATTCATGTGGACGTTCATCTTTTCCCAGGTGCTGCCGCAGCTGGCTGAGAAACTGGCTGTTTCTTTTCTCGACCAACAATGGCTCGGTGATCCGAAGTTCTCCTTCTACTCGATTCTAATCGTATCGCTTTGGAACGGTGTGGGCTATATGATGATCATCTACCTGGCTGCATTGCAGGGTGTACCGAAAAGCCTTAAGGAAGCCGCGGTCATTGACGGCGCAAATGCGTTTCAAGTGTTACGTAACGTAGTACTGCCGATGATTACACACGCCATTACAATCTGTTTCTTCCTGACACTGAATGGGGCATTCAAAGTGTTCGAGGTTGTCTATGGATTGACAGGCGGCGGCCCGGGTCGGGCTACACAGGTGATCACGATGAATATTTATGAAGAAGCGTTCTCCAACAACTTCAGATACGGTTATGCCAGTGCCAAATCGGTTGTGCTGTTCATCATCGTACTGATCTTTACACTCATCCAGATCACCGTTATGAAGAGAAAAGAGGTGGAAGCATGA
- a CDS encoding carbohydrate ABC transporter permease, which yields MRMQRLNNYLIRLLLILGSLLAMLPIYMAVVNSFKTQGEMFQSFIALPNTLHWENYTDAFNKINLLGSSLNSAIVSILGIGGIVFCASLAGYKLSRTSGRLSNLIFFMFVASMLVPFHSIMIPLTRVAKGMGVQGSTYGLALIYIGLGVNMAIFLYHGFVKSIPRELEESAQIDGCNEFQTFFQIIFPLLLPITVTIAILDFLWIWNDFLLPLLMLTDVNRYTLILSTNMLFGEYNKEWPLILSSLVLTAIPVILIYAFFQKFIMEGIAEGAVKG from the coding sequence ATGAGAATGCAGCGACTGAATAACTACCTGATTCGGCTGTTATTGATTCTCGGCTCACTGCTAGCCATGCTGCCGATCTACATGGCTGTAGTGAACTCTTTTAAAACACAGGGTGAGATGTTCCAATCGTTTATCGCTCTGCCGAACACATTACATTGGGAGAACTACACGGATGCGTTTAACAAAATCAATCTGCTCGGCAGCTCGCTGAACTCCGCGATTGTGTCGATTCTGGGTATCGGGGGAATTGTGTTCTGTGCTTCGCTTGCAGGTTACAAGCTGTCGCGGACTTCCGGCAGGCTTAGCAATCTGATCTTCTTCATGTTTGTCGCTTCTATGCTGGTGCCGTTCCATTCCATCATGATTCCATTGACGCGTGTAGCAAAGGGTATGGGAGTGCAGGGAAGTACTTATGGATTGGCTCTAATCTATATCGGACTTGGTGTGAATATGGCGATCTTCCTCTATCACGGGTTTGTGAAGTCCATTCCGCGTGAACTGGAAGAATCGGCTCAGATCGATGGATGTAACGAGTTCCAGACGTTTTTTCAGATTATTTTCCCGCTGCTGCTGCCAATTACGGTGACAATTGCAATTCTGGACTTCCTATGGATCTGGAACGACTTCCTGCTTCCGCTGCTCATGCTGACGGATGTGAACAGATATACGCTGATTCTGTCCACGAACATGCTGTTTGGCGAGTACAACAAGGAGTGGCCTTTAATTCTGTCCTCTCTTGTCCTGACTGCGATTCCAGTCATTCTGATCTATGCGTTCTTCCAGAAGTTTATTATGGAGGGTATTGCAGAGGGTGCGGTGAAAGGATAA
- a CDS encoding PLP-dependent aminotransferase family protein: protein MGREQSDISSNRSWQPNPALDLPLYRQIEAYIRQKITTGEWSAGTRLPSQRTLAASMGVNRSTLVTALDNLTAAGMIEGRHGGGTYVSGSGWHSMAHAAVPNWSEAAEEGWYYPNLPEIQQINQAEFRPGIIRLGTGELAPDQMPNEAFNEILQAMSRRTRTLNYIEPQGSLQLRKALSVHLQSDGIQASPDSILIVSGSLQALHLISVGLLPRGSTVLLEKPSYLYSIHAFQSAGLKLSSIAVDEEGLQPGFLEGAIQSAKRVKSEPGIESFPLLYTIPSFHNPTGSVMSLCRREELMSIARSSGISILEDAAYQELWLDQPPPPSLKAGDQEGRVLHMGTLSKAVSPGLRLGWLVGPVPVIRRLADIKMQTDYGTSSLAQEAAALWFAEGYHASHMERLRSELRRRRDLMLELLHRYFQDIADWTTPKGGFYIWLRFTADSLSIRRLFHACLEKDVLIHPGYLYDRLDASHIRLSYAYASQDEMERGLIVLAQEARKLMAPSL, encoded by the coding sequence ATGGGACGTGAACAATCCGATATTTCATCTAATCGCAGCTGGCAGCCAAACCCTGCGCTTGACTTGCCCTTGTATCGCCAGATCGAAGCTTATATCCGACAAAAAATCACAACTGGTGAATGGTCTGCCGGAACCCGTCTTCCTTCGCAGCGAACGCTGGCTGCATCGATGGGAGTAAACCGCAGCACGCTGGTTACCGCTCTGGATAACCTGACAGCAGCAGGTATGATAGAAGGGCGGCATGGCGGCGGAACTTATGTCTCCGGTTCGGGGTGGCACAGCATGGCCCATGCTGCTGTGCCCAACTGGAGTGAAGCTGCCGAGGAAGGCTGGTACTATCCGAATCTGCCTGAGATTCAGCAGATTAATCAGGCTGAGTTCAGGCCCGGCATTATTCGGCTGGGTACAGGTGAACTTGCACCGGACCAGATGCCTAATGAAGCGTTTAACGAGATTCTTCAGGCCATGTCCAGACGTACACGCACCCTTAACTACATCGAACCCCAAGGCAGTCTGCAGCTTCGAAAAGCATTATCCGTTCACTTACAGTCTGACGGCATTCAAGCTTCACCTGATTCGATTCTGATCGTGTCCGGCTCTCTCCAGGCACTGCATCTGATCTCGGTGGGACTGCTGCCTCGCGGATCGACTGTACTGCTGGAGAAACCATCTTATCTCTATTCTATTCATGCGTTTCAATCAGCCGGTTTGAAGCTGAGCAGTATTGCTGTGGATGAAGAGGGCTTACAACCGGGATTTTTGGAAGGCGCAATACAATCGGCAAAAAGGGTGAAAAGTGAACCAGGCATCGAATCCTTCCCGTTGCTGTATACCATTCCGAGCTTCCATAACCCTACAGGCAGCGTCATGAGTCTATGCCGCCGGGAAGAACTGATGTCCATTGCCCGCAGTTCTGGCATATCTATCCTGGAGGATGCAGCTTATCAAGAGCTGTGGCTGGATCAGCCTCCTCCACCTTCACTTAAAGCAGGTGATCAGGAGGGCCGCGTGCTGCATATGGGCACACTCTCCAAAGCCGTCAGTCCCGGACTTCGGCTCGGTTGGCTTGTCGGCCCTGTGCCCGTGATCCGCCGCCTTGCCGATATTAAAATGCAGACGGATTACGGCACCAGTTCACTTGCTCAGGAAGCAGCGGCACTATGGTTTGCGGAAGGCTATCATGCAAGCCATATGGAACGGCTAAGGTCCGAGCTGCGAAGACGCCGAGACCTCATGCTGGAGCTGCTGCATCGTTATTTTCAGGACATTGCGGATTGGACAACACCCAAAGGCGGTTTCTATATCTGGCTTCGGTTCACAGCCGATTCATTATCTATCCGCCGATTATTCCATGCCTGTCTGGAAAAAGACGTGCTGATCCATCCAGGTTACTTGTATGATCGGCTGGATGCGAGTCATATTCGCCTCTCTTATGCCTATGCTTCGCAAGATGAGATGGAGCGCGGACTGATTGTCCTTGCACAAGAAGCCCGCAAGCTAATGGCACCCAGCTTGTGA
- a CDS encoding LysE family transporter, which yields MGVFIHAVVLAFGLILPLGVQNVFIFNQGLSQKKYLHALPAVVTAGISDALLISAAVGGMSLILVQWPLLINALYGAGILFLLYMAWGLWKSSASPDQAPAAMSAGRQIAFAASVSLLNPHALLDTVAVIGTSSLQYEGVQRFYFAMTASVVSWVWFAGLAAAGRLVGSRDRTGTVRYALNRLSALIMVGIALMMCWKLLYS from the coding sequence ATGGGAGTATTTATCCATGCAGTGGTGCTGGCGTTTGGCCTGATTCTGCCGCTGGGTGTTCAAAATGTTTTTATTTTTAATCAAGGATTGAGTCAGAAGAAATACCTGCATGCACTGCCTGCTGTTGTTACAGCAGGGATCAGTGACGCACTGCTGATTAGTGCGGCTGTTGGGGGCATGTCCCTCATTTTAGTTCAATGGCCGCTTTTGATAAATGCTCTATATGGGGCAGGCATCCTGTTTTTGCTCTATATGGCCTGGGGATTGTGGAAGTCGTCTGCTTCGCCGGATCAAGCCCCTGCGGCGATGTCTGCGGGACGGCAAATTGCTTTTGCCGCTTCGGTATCCCTTCTTAATCCGCATGCGCTGCTGGATACTGTGGCTGTCATTGGCACCAGTTCCCTTCAATATGAAGGGGTACAGCGATTTTATTTTGCAATGACCGCGTCGGTGGTATCCTGGGTTTGGTTTGCGGGGCTGGCAGCTGCAGGCAGACTGGTTGGGAGCCGTGACCGTACCGGGACTGTCCGGTATGCACTGAATCGCTTGTCTGCTCTGATCATGGTTGGAATTGCGCTGATGATGTGCTGGAAGCTCTTGTATTCATAG
- a CDS encoding methyl-accepting chemotaxis protein — MNIVEALVAASPYFKIMLKEHDIMIAVTDTEKFWYYVPSSELDLGIKAGDPISLEDPTLRRALVHGETSANRIDAKFYGTAINSAATPLYDDEGKIAGTLAIGFSLQNEEKLEYFTNLITGISGRLSDMVQTVAAQSEQLTASSTQILDNTRLAVRNSSEVNKVAVFIREISEQTNLLGLNAAIEAARAGQAGAGFGVVASEVRKLSTGTKEATVNIERSLKDVQSSIQQMEQEITSIAQSSNEQSELVTEFSEIIDHLNATSQDLKVFIESMLLKAE; from the coding sequence TTGAACATCGTTGAAGCACTCGTTGCAGCAAGTCCTTATTTTAAAATTATGTTGAAGGAACATGATATCATGATTGCCGTAACCGATACCGAAAAATTCTGGTATTACGTTCCGAGCAGCGAGCTTGATCTTGGCATCAAGGCTGGAGATCCGATCTCCCTAGAAGACCCTACACTGCGCCGCGCACTTGTACATGGTGAGACTTCAGCCAATCGTATTGACGCCAAGTTTTATGGTACGGCTATTAATTCGGCTGCCACTCCGCTTTATGATGATGAAGGAAAGATTGCGGGTACGCTTGCTATAGGTTTTTCACTTCAAAACGAAGAAAAACTGGAGTACTTTACCAACCTGATTACAGGTATCAGCGGCAGGCTGTCGGATATGGTACAGACGGTAGCGGCACAATCCGAGCAGCTCACAGCATCCTCCACACAGATTCTGGACAATACCCGACTCGCTGTGAGAAACTCCAGTGAGGTCAACAAAGTGGCCGTATTTATCCGCGAGATTTCGGAGCAGACCAATCTGCTCGGCCTGAACGCAGCCATTGAAGCCGCACGTGCAGGTCAGGCAGGTGCCGGGTTCGGCGTTGTTGCATCCGAAGTGCGTAAACTGTCCACCGGAACCAAAGAGGCTACAGTAAACATCGAACGCTCTCTCAAGGATGTACAATCCTCCATTCAGCAGATGGAGCAGGAGATCACTTCCATTGCTCAGTCCAGCAATGAACAGTCAGAACTCGTAACCGAGTTCAGTGAGATTATTGACCATTTGAACGCAACAAGTCAGGATCTCAAAGTATTCATCGAATCCATGCTTCTAAAGGCCGAATAA
- the moaA gene encoding GTP 3',8-cyclase MoaA: MELLQDSFGRIHDYIRISVTDRCNLRCVYCMPAEGMEFAPHDEIMSYEEITEVLKVLAPMGMRKVRLTGGEPLVRKDLHKLVRMISAIDGIDDIALTTNALLLDKQAQALKDAGLNRINISLDSLQADRFSMITRGGDVNKVLKGIEAAAAVGLAPIKLNVVLMKGINDDEIKDFIAMTIDQPLHVRFIEYMPIGHASDSWRKSYLPLEAVSDVCKEAGWTVENTEGPAGNGPSRNMRIAGSQGTFGLIHPVSDHFCDNCNRLRLTADGHIKACLYWSDEYNVRRYVDDPDAMAALFLKALGTKPKNHEMAMALEKKMQSHTPTVRRMSQIGG; the protein is encoded by the coding sequence ATGGAACTGCTTCAGGATTCATTTGGCCGAATACATGACTACATCCGTATTTCCGTTACGGACCGCTGCAATCTGCGCTGCGTCTACTGTATGCCTGCGGAAGGCATGGAGTTCGCCCCGCATGATGAAATTATGAGCTACGAAGAAATTACGGAAGTATTGAAAGTGCTCGCCCCGATGGGTATGCGTAAGGTTCGGCTCACCGGTGGAGAACCGCTGGTACGCAAAGATCTGCATAAGCTGGTTCGTATGATCTCTGCTATCGACGGCATTGATGACATCGCACTGACCACCAATGCACTGCTGCTGGACAAACAAGCTCAGGCGTTGAAGGACGCAGGTTTAAACCGTATCAATATCAGCCTGGACTCGCTGCAGGCTGATCGGTTCTCGATGATCACACGTGGTGGAGATGTGAATAAAGTATTAAAGGGCATCGAGGCAGCTGCTGCCGTCGGTCTTGCACCGATTAAGCTGAATGTTGTGCTGATGAAAGGTATTAATGATGATGAAATCAAAGACTTCATCGCCATGACCATTGATCAGCCGCTGCATGTGCGATTTATTGAATATATGCCGATCGGACACGCTTCCGATTCCTGGCGCAAATCGTATTTACCGCTGGAGGCTGTGAGCGATGTCTGTAAAGAAGCGGGCTGGACGGTCGAGAATACAGAGGGCCCTGCCGGGAATGGCCCCTCTCGCAATATGCGTATTGCCGGCTCCCAAGGTACATTTGGTCTGATTCATCCCGTGAGTGATCACTTCTGTGATAACTGTAACCGGCTGCGCCTCACAGCTGATGGACATATTAAAGCTTGTCTGTACTGGTCAGATGAGTATAACGTCCGCCGTTATGTGGATGATCCGGATGCGATGGCAGCCCTCTTTCTAAAAGCACTCGGCACCAAACCGAAAAATCATGAGATGGCTATGGCACTGGAGAAAAAGATGCAATCTCATACCCCTACAGTACGGCGTATGTCACAGATTGGCGGATAG